In a genomic window of Methanoregula sp. UBA64:
- a CDS encoding hemolysin family protein produces the protein MIEDFFYLVLFVICVVLSAFFSSSEVALISITKAKVRTLVNDNKPGAAALAKLKENPDHFLITILIGNTIVNIAAAAIATAVAISIFGNIGVGIATGVVTVVLLMFGEIGPKIYASRASDTFPRAVAPVILALSRVLSPVIWAIQKVYPSRGMGKDTSEPAVTEEEIKEWIDVGKEEGTIEQDEKEMLYSVLEFGDTTAREIMTPRVDVIAMEDTTTASEAIRIFSETGFSRIPVYHEQLDNITGVLNVKDVFSAMASKRKDLAITEIMYDPTFVPETKKIDDLLKELQVHRVQIAIVIDEYSSFVGIVTVEDILEELVGDIMDEYDKEEPDVQTISEGVYVLDAQMWVDDINEDLHIGLPTSEAYETVGGLLIDRLGHIPQHPGEKVVIEAGRITLVVMQMHGRRIVKIKCVVRPESADKDEHTAER, from the coding sequence ATGATTGAGGACTTTTTTTATCTCGTGCTCTTTGTCATCTGCGTCGTGCTTTCTGCATTTTTTTCAAGCTCGGAAGTCGCCCTGATCTCGATTACCAAAGCAAAGGTCAGGACACTCGTAAACGACAACAAACCCGGAGCGGCAGCGCTCGCAAAGCTCAAGGAGAACCCGGATCACTTCCTGATCACCATCTTAATCGGGAACACAATCGTCAACATCGCCGCAGCTGCGATTGCAACCGCAGTTGCGATCAGCATCTTCGGGAACATCGGTGTCGGGATTGCGACCGGGGTGGTCACGGTCGTCCTTTTAATGTTCGGCGAGATCGGCCCCAAGATCTATGCGTCCCGTGCCTCGGATACCTTCCCCCGGGCAGTAGCGCCGGTAATCCTTGCCCTGTCCCGCGTCCTTTCGCCGGTCATCTGGGCCATCCAGAAGGTGTACCCGTCCCGCGGCATGGGAAAGGATACCTCCGAACCCGCGGTCACCGAAGAGGAGATCAAGGAATGGATCGATGTGGGGAAAGAGGAGGGCACGATCGAGCAGGACGAAAAGGAGATGCTCTACTCGGTGCTCGAATTCGGGGACACTACCGCCCGCGAGATCATGACGCCCCGTGTCGATGTGATCGCCATGGAAGACACGACCACGGCGAGCGAGGCGATCCGGATCTTCAGCGAGACCGGCTTCTCCCGCATCCCGGTATACCACGAGCAGCTCGATAACATCACCGGGGTCTTGAACGTCAAGGACGTCTTCTCCGCCATGGCCTCGAAGAGGAAGGATCTCGCGATTACGGAGATCATGTACGACCCGACCTTTGTCCCCGAGACCAAGAAGATCGACGATCTCCTAAAAGAGCTCCAGGTCCACCGGGTGCAGATCGCGATCGTGATCGACGAGTACAGCAGCTTTGTCGGGATCGTAACGGTGGAAGATATCCTCGAAGAACTCGTCGGGGACATCATGGACGAGTACGACAAGGAAGAGCCGGACGTCCAGACGATCTCCGAAGGGGTCTATGTGCTCGACGCCCAGATGTGGGTGGACGATATCAACGAGGACCTGCACATCGGCCTCCCCACGAGCGAGGCGTACGAGACGGTCGGCGGCCTTTTGATCGACCGGCTCGGGCATATCCCCCAGCACCCGGGCGAGAAGGTAGTGATCGAGGCCGGCAGGATCACCCTTGTGGTCATGCAGATGCATGGCCGGCGGATCGTGAAGATCAAGTGCGTGGTACGCCCGGAATCGGCGGATAAGGACGAGCATACTGCGGAACGGTGA
- a CDS encoding ribonuclease P protein component 4 → MKDRRRIPPAKPLARERIAVLFAEAERIFPEHPEYSDRYVEIARKIAMRERVRIDAGFRRRYCHHCYRYLVPGANMRVRIHPGHVAVTCLSCKKTTRYRVENHHDNTE, encoded by the coding sequence ATGAAAGACCGACGCCGCATCCCCCCGGCAAAACCGCTGGCCCGCGAACGCATCGCGGTGCTCTTTGCCGAGGCAGAACGGATCTTTCCCGAGCACCCCGAATACAGCGACCGGTACGTGGAGATTGCAAGGAAGATCGCCATGCGCGAGCGGGTCCGGATCGATGCCGGGTTCCGGCGCCGGTACTGCCACCACTGCTACCGGTACCTGGTGCCCGGGGCAAACATGCGGGTCCGGATTCACCCGGGCCATGTGGCGGTCACCTGCCTGTCCTGCAAAAAGACAACCCGGTACCGGGTGGAGAACCATCATGACAACACCGAATGA
- a CDS encoding DUF371 domain-containing protein, giving the protein MEARETIVCRGHSLVLGTHPTTFEVTCEEHLTENGNCIIAVGADKGCAGLSPEFRECLAHDDAVLVTRLRAGGFEAVIRSRGADGLLLNHPADLVWRRSTFTCGRTIGICSDQVAATLPRELIAALKNGAEMTVTLTVTRPGQGS; this is encoded by the coding sequence ATGGAGGCACGGGAAACCATTGTATGCCGGGGCCACTCCCTTGTCCTTGGCACCCACCCGACGACATTCGAGGTGACCTGCGAGGAGCACCTTACCGAGAACGGCAACTGTATCATCGCGGTCGGCGCCGACAAGGGCTGTGCCGGGCTCTCCCCGGAATTCAGGGAGTGCCTTGCCCACGACGATGCGGTGCTCGTGACCCGTCTTCGTGCCGGAGGATTCGAGGCCGTGATCCGGTCGCGGGGTGCAGACGGCCTCCTCCTCAACCACCCGGCCGATCTGGTCTGGCGCCGGAGCACGTTTACCTGCGGGCGGACGATCGGGATCTGCTCCGATCAGGTGGCGGCAACGCTGCCCCGGGAGCTGATCGCTGCGCTCAAAAACGGTGCGGAGATGACCGTGACCCTGACAGTCACGCGTCCCGGGCAAGGGTCGTGA
- a CDS encoding DNA-binding protein, translated as MGDDELSEIRKRRMAQLQQQAGQQAAMQDELEQQQRLKQQVQMVLMQVLEPDARERLNTIKLTKPEFAGAVEQQLVMLAQSGRLKQKITDAQLKDLLRQLAPAKRDYSITRK; from the coding sequence ATGGGAGACGACGAGCTCAGTGAAATCCGGAAACGAAGGATGGCACAACTCCAGCAGCAGGCCGGCCAGCAGGCAGCCATGCAGGATGAACTCGAACAGCAGCAGCGTCTCAAGCAGCAGGTGCAGATGGTGCTTATGCAGGTTCTCGAGCCCGATGCCCGGGAACGCTTAAACACCATCAAACTCACAAAACCTGAGTTTGCCGGCGCCGTGGAACAACAGCTTGTCATGCTCGCCCAGAGCGGGCGTCTCAAGCAGAAGATCACCGATGCACAGCTAAAAGACCTGCTCCGGCAGCTTGCGCCGGCAAAAAGGGATTACTCGATCACCAGAAAGTGA
- a CDS encoding 50S ribosomal protein L31e, with translation MADQMQEHIYIIPLRDARRMPRWKRANGAIKDIRRYLAKHMKTEEVKLDKSINEKVWSRGSSKPPSKIRVRAMKMEDGQVQAELAPES, from the coding sequence ATGGCAGACCAGATGCAGGAACACATCTATATTATCCCGCTCCGGGATGCGAGGCGAATGCCCCGGTGGAAGCGGGCGAACGGCGCTATCAAGGATATCCGCCGGTACCTTGCCAAGCACATGAAGACCGAGGAAGTCAAGCTTGACAAGTCCATTAACGAGAAGGTGTGGAGCCGGGGCAGCTCAAAGCCGCCGTCCAAGATCCGGGTCCGCGCCATGAAGATGGAGGACGGGCAGGTTCAGGCAGAACTGGCCCCGGAATCGTAA
- a CDS encoding 50S ribosomal protein L39e, with amino-acid sequence MSRLSKGRKIRLAKACDQNRRVPQWVMIRTKRAVVSHPKRRNWRRSQLKV; translated from the coding sequence ATGAGCAGGCTCAGCAAAGGCAGGAAGATCCGGCTCGCCAAGGCATGCGACCAGAACCGGCGTGTGCCCCAGTGGGTTATGATCAGGACGAAAAGAGCGGTTGTGTCCCACCCGAAGAGACGCAACTGGCGCAGAAGCCAGTTGAAGGTGTAA
- a CDS encoding HVO_0476 family zinc finger protein: protein MFITVLCPVCNEETEHEVLSESRDLLVRCTACGHHHHIPKEKEQKPLVIKTIISREGASITGSIEFDPDDECSVDDHLVAESGDDAYGVEVTSIECGEKRPQRAKVKDITTLWTRTIDRVVVKISIHDGRKTIPLYKECDGEEEFAVGEKYIVDGKRFVISHIKLRDGPLMRKDTWKTVAHRIKRVYGVKG from the coding sequence ATGTTTATCACCGTTTTATGTCCCGTGTGCAACGAGGAGACCGAGCACGAGGTCTTAAGTGAATCCCGTGACCTCCTTGTCAGGTGTACTGCCTGCGGGCACCACCACCATATCCCCAAAGAGAAAGAGCAAAAGCCGCTTGTGATAAAGACCATCATTTCCCGGGAAGGAGCGTCGATCACCGGCAGTATCGAGTTCGATCCCGACGACGAGTGCTCTGTTGACGATCATCTCGTAGCCGAAAGCGGGGACGACGCCTACGGGGTCGAAGTCACCTCCATCGAATGCGGGGAGAAACGCCCGCAGCGGGCAAAGGTCAAGGATATCACCACCCTCTGGACCCGGACCATCGACCGGGTTGTCGTGAAGATCTCCATCCACGATGGCAGGAAGACCATCCCGCTGTACAAGGAATGCGATGGCGAGGAGGAGTTCGCTGTCGGTGAAAAGTATATTGTTGACGGGAAACGCTTTGTCATCTCCCACATCAAGCTGCGCGACGGGCCCCTGATGCGGAAAGATACCTGGAAGACCGTGGCCCACCGGATAAAACGGGTCTACGGGGTTAAGGGATAA
- the xseB gene encoding exodeoxyribonuclease VII small subunit, with amino-acid sequence MTETYEEKIALLREIIQKIEDGSTSLDESMKLYEQGAVLVRQCETLLAAAEEKITTLARDA; translated from the coding sequence ATGACGGAAACCTATGAAGAAAAGATCGCATTGTTACGCGAGATTATCCAGAAGATCGAAGACGGATCTACGAGCCTTGACGAGAGCATGAAACTCTACGAGCAGGGCGCAGTGCTGGTCAGGCAGTGCGAGACCCTGCTTGCCGCGGCAGAAGAGAAGATCACGACCCTTGCCCGGGACGCGTGA
- a CDS encoding 30S ribosomal protein S19e, with protein MTTVYDVPADHLIRKVAEELKNRQEIKPPAWAAFAKTGVHKEMPPEDPDWWFIRAAAVLRRVYVDGPLGVERMRSFYGGSKNRGSKPNAFRKGSGSILRKALQQLEAAGLIIHDKTGRRVSPAGMAYLDNTAKEVLVHPPAPVPKRVKPVAEEPKKAEAGKKGGKAQKGGDKAAKSDDAKGEKKPAAKKGEGKKAEGKKPES; from the coding sequence ATGACGACCGTATATGATGTCCCGGCCGACCACCTGATCAGGAAGGTTGCCGAGGAGCTCAAGAACCGGCAGGAGATCAAGCCGCCGGCATGGGCTGCCTTCGCGAAGACCGGGGTACATAAGGAGATGCCGCCCGAGGACCCCGACTGGTGGTTTATTCGGGCAGCAGCAGTGCTGAGACGCGTCTACGTCGACGGCCCCCTGGGTGTCGAACGGATGCGGAGTTTCTATGGCGGGAGCAAGAACCGCGGCTCTAAACCGAATGCTTTCCGGAAGGGCAGCGGATCGATTCTTCGTAAAGCTCTCCAGCAGCTTGAAGCCGCGGGCTTAATTATCCACGACAAGACCGGCCGCAGGGTTTCCCCTGCCGGCATGGCGTACCTGGACAACACGGCAAAAGAAGTGCTCGTCCACCCGCCGGCACCGGTCCCGAAGAGGGTAAAGCCGGTTGCCGAAGAGCCCAAGAAGGCCGAAGCCGGCAAGAAAGGCGGCAAGGCCCAAAAGGGCGGCGACAAGGCAGCCAAGTCCGACGATGCAAAGGGCGAGAAGAAGCCTGCAGCAAAGAAGGGCGAAGGCAAGAAAGCTGAAGGCAAGAAGCCTGAAAGCTAA
- a CDS encoding translation initiation factor IF-6 produces the protein MERTTTFAGDPNIGVFARVAGDIAVIPPDAPEEFRAAVREGLGAELVVTTIQGSSIVGSLVAGNSRGLVVSGLATDAELAVLEKHRKVMLLSDTMNAAGNVIMVNDTFAVVHPDLPEKIAEEIGAFLGVEVIPLTFGGVRTVGMAGVATNKGVIIHPRATAQEIARLEEIAKIPVGTGTINMGSGLVGTGLLVNDTGYMAGNATSGFELGRVEDVFGFLE, from the coding sequence ATGGAACGCACGACCACATTTGCCGGGGACCCCAATATCGGGGTTTTTGCCCGGGTAGCAGGCGATATTGCGGTGATCCCGCCGGATGCGCCGGAGGAGTTCCGGGCCGCTGTCCGCGAGGGTCTCGGCGCAGAACTCGTAGTGACTACGATCCAGGGCAGCTCGATCGTGGGCTCGCTTGTAGCAGGCAACAGCCGGGGCCTCGTGGTCTCGGGGCTTGCAACCGATGCAGAACTTGCGGTCTTAGAGAAGCACCGTAAGGTCATGCTCCTTTCCGACACGATGAACGCGGCGGGGAACGTGATCATGGTAAACGATACGTTTGCCGTGGTCCACCCGGACCTTCCCGAGAAGATCGCCGAGGAGATCGGCGCATTTCTGGGGGTCGAGGTGATCCCCCTGACGTTCGGCGGGGTGCGGACGGTCGGCATGGCCGGTGTCGCAACGAACAAGGGTGTCATTATTCACCCGCGGGCAACTGCGCAGGAGATTGCACGGTTAGAAGAGATCGCGAAGATCCCGGTCGGGACCGGCACGATCAACATGGGCAGCGGCCTTGTGGGGACCGGCCTTCTCGTGAACGATACGGGATACATGGCCGGCAATGCGACGAGCGGGTTTGAACTCGGCAGGGTCGAGGACGTATTTGGATTTCTGGAGTAA
- the xseA gene encoding exodeoxyribonuclease VII large subunit yields MDWFYRDEPAEAPEAPAVTDAPLTVAEVSARIETLLDSPDLQDIRVLGEVTNFKHHSRGHLYFSLSEKGGGSTAAVIKCVMWRSDADRLAFEPEDGMEVTIAGSVRVYAPHGTYQIQVKSIARGGAGEKYLLVEKWKKELAAEGCFATERKRELPAFPARVGVVTSETGAVIHDIRTVIARRYPVEIVISPTAVQGETAHSEIARAIERVAGHVDVVIVARGGGSFEDLFPFNHPDVVRAIVACPVPVVSAVGHEVDVTLADLAADIRAPTPSAAAELVVPDKKDLRLALRELKGQMGAALQAKVARAQDDLTGLRDRLRPQRFAKKVEEKRQATADLADRLERAYATRCERERLVLSGLRTALEGRSPKALLARGYCVAEKDGILVTSVDALAISDRLSLRFSDGRSKVIVERVDHDGNL; encoded by the coding sequence ATGGACTGGTTCTACCGCGACGAGCCGGCAGAGGCGCCGGAAGCCCCGGCTGTCACGGATGCCCCGCTCACGGTAGCCGAGGTCTCTGCAAGGATCGAGACCCTGCTCGACAGCCCGGATCTCCAGGATATCCGGGTGCTCGGGGAAGTGACCAACTTCAAGCACCATTCCCGGGGCCATCTCTACTTTTCCCTTTCGGAGAAAGGCGGGGGGAGCACGGCGGCGGTCATCAAGTGCGTGATGTGGCGTTCCGATGCTGATCGCCTGGCCTTCGAGCCGGAGGACGGCATGGAAGTGACGATTGCCGGCTCGGTCCGGGTCTATGCGCCCCACGGGACTTACCAGATACAGGTAAAATCGATTGCCCGGGGCGGGGCCGGGGAGAAGTACCTGCTCGTGGAGAAGTGGAAAAAGGAACTCGCGGCCGAGGGTTGTTTTGCCACCGAAAGGAAACGGGAGCTCCCGGCCTTTCCCGCACGGGTGGGGGTCGTTACTTCAGAGACCGGGGCGGTGATCCACGATATCCGGACCGTGATTGCCCGGAGATACCCGGTGGAGATCGTCATCTCCCCGACTGCCGTGCAGGGCGAGACTGCGCACAGCGAGATCGCCCGGGCAATCGAACGGGTTGCGGGGCACGTGGACGTGGTGATCGTTGCCCGGGGAGGGGGAAGTTTCGAGGACCTCTTCCCCTTCAACCACCCCGACGTGGTGCGGGCGATCGTGGCCTGCCCGGTGCCGGTAGTCTCGGCGGTCGGCCACGAGGTTGACGTGACGCTCGCCGATCTCGCAGCGGATATCCGGGCGCCCACCCCGTCCGCTGCCGCAGAGCTCGTGGTGCCGGACAAAAAGGATCTCCGGCTCGCGCTCCGCGAGCTAAAAGGGCAGATGGGCGCGGCGCTGCAGGCAAAGGTGGCGCGGGCACAGGACGATCTGACCGGCCTCAGGGACCGGCTGCGCCCGCAGCGGTTCGCGAAAAAAGTGGAAGAGAAACGGCAGGCCACGGCAGATCTCGCCGACCGGCTGGAGCGGGCATATGCCACCCGGTGCGAACGCGAGCGGCTGGTGCTCTCCGGCCTGCGGACGGCGCTTGAAGGGAGGAGCCCCAAAGCACTCCTTGCCCGGGGATACTGCGTTGCAGAAAAAGACGGCATCCTTGTCACATCGGTGGATGCCCTCGCCATCAGCGACCGGCTTTCCTTACGATTTTCGGACGGCAGGAGTAAGGTGATTGTGGAGCGTGTGGACCATGACGGAAACCTATGA
- a CDS encoding DUF7411 family protein produces the protein MKAGVLYSGGKDSSLAAVMLGTYYEVELNTFVFDRTRLIPSIEHAAQVLGFPLIKRVFPPGMADEMAEMVIADGYPNDAINRIHQTAIETLAGEYTVVGDGTRFDDRVPMLARSQVQSICGRTGSSYVRPLLGYMRSEIDRLADRYFLVEYGETGTIPNGDYESEIRAAICARGADPAALFPPHHEQSLVVGKKTK, from the coding sequence ATGAAAGCAGGAGTGCTTTACAGCGGCGGGAAGGATAGTTCCCTTGCAGCAGTAATGCTGGGTACGTATTACGAGGTTGAACTCAACACGTTTGTGTTCGACCGCACCCGCCTAATCCCTTCAATAGAACATGCCGCGCAGGTGCTGGGGTTCCCGTTGATAAAACGGGTATTTCCCCCGGGAATGGCTGATGAGATGGCAGAAATGGTGATTGCGGACGGGTATCCGAACGATGCCATCAACCGCATCCACCAGACTGCCATCGAGACCCTTGCCGGAGAGTATACCGTTGTGGGCGACGGGACACGGTTCGATGACCGGGTCCCGATGCTCGCACGGTCGCAGGTGCAGAGCATCTGCGGCAGGACCGGGAGCAGTTATGTGCGCCCGCTCCTTGGATACATGCGATCCGAGATCGACCGGCTGGCAGACCGGTACTTCCTCGTCGAGTACGGGGAGACCGGGACGATCCCAAACGGCGATTACGAATCCGAGATCAGGGCGGCGATATGTGCCCGCGGCGCAGATCCCGCCGCCCTCTTCCCTCCGCACCACGAGCAGTCCCTTGTGGTGGGAAAAAAGACAAAGTAA
- a CDS encoding CBS domain-containing ParB/RepB/Spo0J family partition protein: MDKKKVKDYMTYDVVSVDLHGTVESVIEKIQQTKHDGFPVVDGDKVVGYIAARDLLFVRPGETIEQAMSGELIVADPEMDITDAARVIFRSGIQKLPVVDEKNHLLGIISNSDVIRSQIEHVSPEKVFNFMTTLKKLYGVDPTLTRGIVPVKDLLPTQSKIYEDELEGRIYEIKKGLAEPIIVVRRPGRIILVDGHHRAVAAKRLGITALDAYIIEINEDIELGMERTANTMNLKTLDDVQVLDYARHPLVAITHRLVKRP; the protein is encoded by the coding sequence ATGGACAAGAAAAAGGTCAAGGACTATATGACCTACGACGTCGTCAGCGTCGATCTCCACGGCACCGTAGAATCGGTGATCGAGAAGATCCAGCAGACCAAGCACGACGGCTTCCCGGTCGTGGACGGCGACAAAGTGGTCGGGTATATCGCCGCCCGGGACCTTCTCTTTGTCAGGCCCGGCGAGACGATAGAACAGGCAATGTCCGGCGAACTGATCGTAGCCGATCCCGAGATGGATATCACCGATGCCGCACGGGTGATCTTCCGGAGCGGGATCCAGAAACTCCCGGTCGTGGACGAGAAGAACCACCTTCTTGGGATCATCTCGAACTCCGATGTGATCCGGTCGCAGATCGAGCATGTCTCCCCGGAAAAAGTATTCAATTTCATGACGACCCTAAAGAAGCTCTACGGTGTCGACCCGACCCTCACGCGGGGCATCGTGCCCGTAAAGGACCTTCTCCCGACCCAGTCCAAGATCTACGAGGACGAACTGGAAGGGCGGATCTACGAGATCAAAAAGGGGCTTGCCGAACCCATCATCGTTGTACGGCGTCCGGGACGGATCATTCTCGTGGACGGCCACCACCGGGCAGTAGCGGCAAAACGCCTCGGGATCACTGCGCTTGATGCTTACATCATCGAGATCAACGAGGATATCGAACTCGGGATGGAGCGTACGGCAAATACGATGAACTTAAAAACGCTCGACGATGTGCAGGTTCTGGACTATGCCCGCCACCCGCTCGTTGCAATCACGCACCGACTGGTAAAACGGCCATAA
- a CDS encoding YhbY family RNA-binding protein: MTTPNDPGMQDLKPTVWIGKQGCTEATVEEIAAQLKKRKTIKVKWLQNTEVDPAAVAAAAKAELVSVRGKTMVLAERGKKPKK; this comes from the coding sequence ATGACAACACCGAATGATCCCGGAATGCAGGACCTCAAGCCCACGGTCTGGATCGGAAAGCAGGGCTGCACCGAAGCAACGGTCGAGGAGATCGCTGCCCAGCTCAAGAAGCGCAAGACCATCAAGGTCAAATGGCTCCAGAACACCGAGGTCGACCCGGCAGCGGTTGCCGCAGCCGCAAAGGCAGAACTCGTAAGTGTCCGGGGAAAGACGATGGTGCTTGCCGAACGCGGCAAAAAACCAAAAAAGTAA
- a CDS encoding sugar phosphate isomerase/epimerase family protein — MTAFGVSSMFFHEYTTDEIFSFAAQAGLDGVEYWLETPHFWLRDLPAGEVLAVKKAHPGIHTLTVHTPVLDLNPCSINPDVAEVSVDWAVRSLEMAGMLGAAVLTVHPGRRTAKRPPGDADFARFDLYIGRLREAAIRDSVTVAIENMEPAVNSLICTPERMREVLDREPWLKFTLDTSHALAASEETAMEYIRLCGDRLANVHISRVEKGRLHFPLDESPAIGNILGALRDRHYAGGLMLEIDDLNFGRPVSSSGKTAILSRDNAFMRACMAP, encoded by the coding sequence ATGACTGCCTTCGGCGTTTCGAGCATGTTCTTCCATGAATATACCACAGACGAGATCTTTTCGTTTGCCGCACAGGCTGGTCTTGACGGGGTAGAATACTGGCTGGAGACGCCCCACTTCTGGCTCCGCGATCTTCCCGCGGGCGAGGTGCTCGCTGTAAAAAAAGCGCATCCCGGGATCCACACGCTCACCGTCCACACGCCGGTCCTCGATCTCAATCCCTGCTCGATCAACCCCGATGTTGCGGAAGTCTCGGTGGACTGGGCGGTCCGGTCCCTTGAGATGGCGGGGATGCTCGGGGCAGCGGTGCTCACCGTCCACCCGGGACGGCGGACCGCAAAACGCCCGCCGGGCGATGCGGACTTTGCGCGGTTCGACCTGTATATCGGGAGGCTCCGCGAGGCAGCGATCAGAGATTCGGTCACGGTTGCGATAGAGAACATGGAGCCCGCGGTCAACTCCCTGATCTGCACGCCGGAGCGAATGCGCGAGGTGCTCGATCGCGAACCCTGGCTGAAGTTCACGCTCGATACCTCCCATGCCCTTGCTGCATCGGAGGAGACCGCGATGGAATATATCCGGCTCTGCGGCGACCGGCTCGCAAACGTCCATATCAGCCGGGTGGAGAAGGGCAGGCTCCACTTCCCCCTGGACGAGAGCCCGGCCATCGGGAATATCCTGGGTGCACTCCGCGACCGGCACTATGCGGGCGGCCTGATGCTTGAGATCGACGACCTCAACTTCGGCCGGCCGGTATCCTCATCCGGGAAGACTGCGATCCTCTCGCGGGACAATGCCTTCATGCGGGCATGCATGGCCCCCTAA
- the purN gene encoding phosphoribosylglycinamide formyltransferase, with translation MTKRIVVVVSGRGSNFQAIIGALQRGAIPADCVALVTDNPKAYAIERANAAKIPVVIVDYGAYATRELYEQALLAALKEQNPDLVVLAGYMRILGSAIVREYAGKMINIHPALLPSFTGLHAQRQALEHGVKLAGCTVHFVDESLDGGPIILQRCVRVLDDDDEDTLANRILIQEHIALPEAVRLFCEDRLTIEGRSVKVRM, from the coding sequence ATGACAAAGCGGATCGTTGTTGTCGTATCGGGACGGGGGTCGAACTTCCAGGCCATCATCGGGGCGCTCCAGCGGGGGGCAATCCCCGCCGACTGCGTGGCGCTCGTCACGGACAACCCCAAGGCCTATGCGATCGAGCGGGCGAATGCCGCGAAGATCCCGGTCGTCATCGTCGATTACGGTGCATATGCGACCCGGGAGCTCTACGAGCAGGCGCTCCTTGCGGCGCTCAAAGAGCAGAACCCCGATCTCGTCGTGCTCGCCGGGTACATGCGCATCCTCGGGTCGGCCATTGTCCGGGAATATGCCGGGAAGATGATCAACATCCACCCGGCGCTCCTTCCCAGCTTCACCGGCCTCCATGCGCAGCGGCAGGCGCTCGAACACGGGGTAAAACTGGCAGGCTGCACCGTGCACTTCGTGGACGAGAGCCTCGACGGCGGCCCGATCATCCTCCAGCGCTGCGTCCGGGTACTGGACGACGACGACGAGGACACGCTCGCAAACCGCATCCTCATCCAGGAGCACATCGCGCTCCCCGAAGCAGTCCGGCTCTTCTGCGAAGACCGGCTCACGATCGAAGGCCGCAGCGTCAAAGTCCGGATGTAA